A stretch of the Musa acuminata AAA Group cultivar baxijiao chromosome BXJ2-7, Cavendish_Baxijiao_AAA, whole genome shotgun sequence genome encodes the following:
- the LOC103992568 gene encoding protein IQ-DOMAIN 3, with protein MGRKGKWFSVVKSVLIPNCCQGDHGKSKHSDPLPTKEVETTAHEAAQPLPLAPIEGDKLTEKGDEQSKHAYSVVALASAVAAEAAAVAAQAAAEVVCLTTSTTRLVGEPREEVAAIKIQTAFRGYLARRELRILRGLFRLKRLVDGNAVRSQTYNTLHCMQKMARVQTQIRARRIRMTEENQALQRHLQRKYEKELEKVKIEEEWDDSLRSKEKIEANLVNRQEAAVRRERALAYAFSHQWKSSSRSLTPTFTDPRNPQWGWSWLERWMAARPWETHRITETNDHDSIRSATFSLIGQTMKRRDTSLERTPSAIRKSSRPTSRQSPMTPQSKPRSRKISLSPRGGRRLVDEDARSMVSFQSERPRRHSIAGSSARDDESLVSSQSIPSYMASTESARARSRFHSPQSDMADTPGKRSICSVKKRLSFPMADDNSISSPAARIRRYSEPPKVDISPVNNEEQSVEN; from the exons atgGGAAGAAAGGGGAAGTGGTTCAGTGTTGTGAAGAGTGTTTTGATTCCCAACTGCTGTCAAGGAGATCATGGCAAATCCAAGCATTCCGATCCACTCCCTACAAAAGAAGTGGAGACTACTGCTCATGAGGCTGCTCAACCACTGCCACTGGCGCCCATCGAGGGGGATAAACTGACAGAGAAGGGGGATGAACAGAGCAAGCATGCTTATTCGGTGGTGGCGCTTGCCAGTGCTGTTGCCGCAGAGGCTGCAGCTGTCGCCGCTCAGGCTGCAGCAGAGGTTGTTTGCCTCACCACCTCAACAACTAGGCTTGTAGGTGAACCGAGAGAAGAGGTTGCAGCCATCAAGATCCAGACTGCTTTCAGGGGGTATCTG GCAAGAAGAGAATTGCGAATTCTGAGAGGACTGTTTAGGTTGAAGAGACTAGTTGATGGAAATGCTGTGAGGTCTCAAACCTATAACACCTTACATTGCATGCAAAAAATGGCAAGAGTTCAGACACAGATACGTGCAAGGAGGATCAGAATGACAGAGGAAAACCAGGCTCTCCAGAGGCATCTGCAACGGAAATATGAAAAAGAACTAGAGAAAGTGAAG ATCGAAGAAGAATGGGATGATAGTCTTCGGTCCAAAGAGAAAATTGAAGCAAATCTAGTGAACAGACAAGAAGCTGCTGTAAGAAGAGAAAGGGCACTAGCTTATGCATTTTCTCATCAG TGGAAGAGCTCTTCCAGATCCTTGACTCCAACATTCACCGACCCAAGGAATCCGCAATGGGGTTGGAGCTGGTTGGAACGGTGGATGGCAGCAAGGCCATGGGAGACCCACAGGATAACAGAAACCAATGATCATGACTCCATAAGGAGTGCCACCTTCAGTCTCATCGGACAAACAATGAAACGGCGCGACACTAGCTTGGAACGCACCCCATCAGCAATTCGGAAATCAAGCCGACCTACCAGCCGCCAGTCACCCATGACACCACAATCTAAGCCACGGTCCAGAAAGATATCGCTGAGTCCAAGAGGTGGTCGACGCTTGGTAGATGAGGATGCGAGGAGCATGGTCAGCTTTCAGTCTGAGCGGCCAAGGAGGCACAGCATTGCAGGATCATCAGCGAGAGACGACGAGAGCCTGGTGAGCTCACAGTCCATTCCGAGCTACATGGCATCCACAGAATCAGCTAGAGCCAGGTCCCGGTTCCATAGCCCACAAAGTGACATGGCTGACACTCCGGGGAAGAGATCTATTTGCTCAGTAAAGAAACGCCTTTCTTTTCCTATGGCTGATGATAACAGTATATCATCTCCTGCAGCAAGGATTAGGCGTTATTCAGAGCCTCCTAAGGTAGACATTTCCCCAGTGAATAACGAGGAACAATCAGTGGAGAATTGA